From Solanum lycopersicum chromosome 8, SLM_r2.1, the proteins below share one genomic window:
- the LOC101265663 gene encoding metal-nicotianamine transporter YSL1, which translates to MNNSNRELEEVAMDEDEDLSESAMRIQPWTKQITLRGIIASTIIGSIYSVIQMKMNLTTGINPNLNVSAALLAYVFIQAWTKIIKKLGFVSVPFTRQENTMIQTCSVACYSIALGGGLGSYLLGMDKKTYELAGVGTVGNTSDSYKKLEIGWMIGYLLVVCFIGLFVLVPLRKVLIVDYKLTFPTGMATAVLINGFHGKNDKKARKQVKGFLKFFSYSFSWAFFQWFYTGKQDCGFQQFPTFGLKAWKQTFYFDFSLTYVGTGMICPHIVNISLLLGAILSWGVMWPLIAKLKGEWFPADISESSMKSLNGYKVFISIALLLGDGLYNFAKILYFTLSSVHERFKRKNLSPDISAAGVRQEKKSEDVKYDEAFVRERIPMWIGGVGYLALGTIAVIMIPLIFHEIRWYWVILAYLFAPSLAFCNAYGSGLTDINMAYNYGKVGLFMMAALAGKEHGVIAGLAGCGLIKSVVNISCILMQDFKTGHLTLTSPKTMFLSQAIGTALGCVIGPLCFFLFYNAFDIGNPNGEFKAPYALIYRNMAILSVQGVSALPQHCLQLCYGFFAFAVAINLVKDLSPEKIGKWMPLPMAMAVPFLIGGYFGIDMCIGSLVVFVWHKLNSKKAKVMVPAVASGLICGEGLWILPSSILALARVAPPICMKFLAS; encoded by the exons ATGAATAATAGCAACAGAGAATTAGAGGAAGTTGCTATGGATGAGGATGAAGATTTGTCTGAGAGTGCTATGAGAATTCAACCTTGGACAAAACAAATCACGTTACGAGGAATCATTGCTAGTACAATTATTGGTAGCATTTACAGTGTGATACAAATGAAAATGAACCTCACAACTGGGATCAATCCTAATCTCAATGTATCAGCTGCTCTTCTTGCCTATGTTTTCATTCAGGCATGGACTAAGATCATTAAGAAGCTCGGGTTTGTGTCTGTTCCTTTCACAAGACAGGAAAATACCATGATACAAACATGTTCTGTCGCGTGTTACAGCATTGCTCTCGGAG gTGGACTAGGATCTTATTTATTGGGAATGGATAAGAAAACATATGAACTAGCAGGGGTTGGAACAGTTGGAAATACATCAGATAGTTATAAGAAACTTGAAATTGGTTGGATGATTGGATATCTTCTTGTAGTTTGCTTTATTGGACTTTTTGTATTAGTTCCGCTTAGAAAG GTCTTGATAGTGGATTATAAGTTGACTTTTCCAACTGGAATGGCAACTGCTGTTCTAATTAATGGATTTCATGGAAAGAATGATAAAAAAGCTAG AAAGCAAGTGAAAGGCTTCCTCAAGTTTTTTTCCTATAGTTTTAGCTGGGCTTTCTTTCAGTGGTTTTATACTGGCAAACAGGATTGTGGATTTCAACAGTTTCCTACATTTGGATTAAAAGCCTGGAAACAAAC ATTTTACTTTGATTTTAGCTTGACTTATGTGGGAACTGGAATGATATGTCCACACATAGTAAACATATCATTGCTTCTTGGGGCAATTCTTTCATGGGGTGTTATGTGGCCTCTCATTGCAAAACTTAAAGGAGAATGGTTCCCTGCTGATATATCAGAATCCAGTATGAAAAGCCTTAATGGTTACAAG GTCTTCATCTCCATCGCGCTCCTCCTTGGTGATGGGCTCTACAATTTTGCCAAGATATTGTATTTCACACTGTCTAGTGTTCACGAGAGGTTCAAACGCAAAAATCTAAGTCCAG ATATATCAGCAGCAGGGGTGAGGCAGGAGAAGAAATCAGAGGATGTGAAGTACGATGAAGCGTTTGTTAGAGAGAGAATTCCAATGTGGATAGGAGGTGTAGGGTATTTAGCATTGGGGACTATTGCTGTGATTATGATTCCATTGATTTTCCATGAGATCAGATGGTATTGGGTGATCCTAGCTTATCTTTTTGCTCCGTCTTTAGCTTTCTGCAACGCGTATGGCTCAGGCTTGACTGACATAAACATGGCATATAACTATGGTAAAGTGGGACTTTTCATGATGGCTGCATTGGCTGGTAAAGAACATGGTGTCATTGCTGGTTTAGCTGGTTGTGGTTTGATAAAGTCAGTAGTTAACATTTCTTGCATTTTAATGCAAGATTTTAAGACGGGGCATTTAACATTGACATCTCCAAAAACTATGTTTCTTAGTCAGGCTATAGGGACAGCTTTAGGCTGTGTGATAGGTCCATTATGCTTCTTTTTGTTCTACAATGCATTTGATATTGGCAATCCAAATGGTGAATTCAAGGCACCTTATGCATTGATCTATAGAAACATGGCGATTCTCAGTGTACAAGGTGTTTCAGCTTTACCTCAACATTGCTTGCAGCTGTGTTATGGGTTCTTTGCATTTGCTGTTGCCATAAATTTGGTGAAAGATCTTTCTCCAGAGAAGATAGGGAAGTGGATGCCATTGCCTATGGCGATGGCGGTGCCTTTTCTAATTGGTGGTTATTTTGGTATTGATATGTGTATAGGGAGTTTGGTTGTGTTTGTGTGGCATAAACTTAACTCTAAGAAAGCTAAGGTGATGGTTCCAGCAGTTGCTTCTGGTTTGATCTGTGGAGAAGGTCTATGGATTCTTCCTTCATCTATACTTGCTTTGGCCAGGGTAGCTCCTCCAATCTGCATGAAATTCTTGGCTTCTTGA